A region from the Hippopotamus amphibius kiboko isolate mHipAmp2 chromosome 15, mHipAmp2.hap2, whole genome shotgun sequence genome encodes:
- the LOC130837224 gene encoding heterogeneous nuclear ribonucleoproteins A2/B1-like gives MGNPAEATKSAVEKTWKSFPLKREKRDDEQIHKLFIGGLRLETTEVRLRNYYQQWGKLTDCVVLRDPASRRSRGFGFVTLSSVAEVDSAMAARPHSIDGRVVEPKCAAVPREESGQQRALWTLKKLFVGDIQEDTEEHHLRDYFEKYGKINTIEIIACKLSGKKRSFGFVTFDDQDSVDRIVWQKYHAINGHQAEVGKALSTWEIQEVQCSRSGIGGQFGFGDCSGGGGNFGPGPGQGSNFQGGSSGDGSGPGFKDGYPGYGGGPGSGNFGGGPGYGGGRGGGCGGRGPRYRIQDGGSRDATGNNGRGNYGSGNENYKQQRSNCGPMKNGQFGSRNRGSPYGGGNHGPGGSGRSGGYGGRRRY, from the coding sequence ATGGGAAATCCAGCTGAAGCAACCAAGTCCGCAGTGGAGAAAACTTGGAAATCTTTTCCTctgaagagggaaaagagagatgaTGAACAAATCCATAAACTCTTTATTGGTGGCTTGAGGTTGGAAACCACAGAAGTACGTCTGAGGAACTACTACCAGCAATGGGGAAAACTTACAGACTGTGTGGTCCTGAGGGATCCTGCCAGCCGAAGATCAAGAGGTTTCGGTTTTGTCACCCTTTCATCTGTGGCTGAGGTGGACTCTGCCATGGCTGCCAGACCTCATTCCATTGATGGCAGAGTGGTTGAGCCCAAATGTGCTGCTGTCCCAAGAGAGGAATCTGGACAGCAGAGAGCTCTCTGGACTCTGAAGAAGCTGTTTGTTGGTGACATTCAGGAGGATACCGAGGAACATCATCTTAGAGATTACTTTGAGAAATATGGAAAAATCAACACCATTGAGATCATTGCTTGTAAGCTGTCTGGCAAGAAAAGAAGCTTTGGATTTGTTACTTTTGATGACCAAGATTCTGTGGACAGGATTGTGTGGCAGAAATACCATGCCATCAATGGTCATCAGGCAGAAGTCGGAAAGGCTTTGTCAACATGGGAAATACAAGAAGTCCAATGTTCTAGAAGTGGAATAGGAGGCCAGTTTGGTTTTGGAGATTGCTCTGGTGGTGGTGGCAATTTTGGACcagggccaggacaaggaagtAACTTTCAGGGAGGATCTTCTGGAGATGGAAGTGGTCCTGGATTTAAGGATGGCTATCCTGGGTATGGAGGAGGACCTGGGAGTGGCAATTTTGGAGGTGGCCCAGGTTatggaggaggcaggggaggaggatgtGGTGGTAGAGGTCCTAGATATCGCATCCAGGATGGGGGCTCCAGGGATGCTACTGGCAACAATGGAAGAGGAAATTATGGAAGTGGAAATGAGAATTACAAGCAGCAACGTTCTAACTGTGGTCCAATGAAGAATGGACAGTTTGGTAGCAGGAACAGGGGGTCCCCATATGGTGGAGGAAACCATGGTCCAGGAGGCAGTGGAAGAAGTGGGGGTTATGGAGGCAGAAGGAGATATTGA